One Trichomycterus rosablanca isolate fTriRos1 chromosome 12, fTriRos1.hap1, whole genome shotgun sequence DNA window includes the following coding sequences:
- the tbc1d4 gene encoding TBC1 domain family member 4 isoform X6, which translates to MKLDYQEVGECPEEVLALWEMKLNVPCRTKVQWNKDEIHTAICQGVPKSRRGEVWLLLSQQYRLRHRLPQRQQPPDTLYQDLLKQLTTQQHAILVDLGRTFPTHQYFSTQLGAGQLCLYNLLKAYSLLDTEVGYCQGISFVAGVLLLHMSEEQAFDTLKFLMYDLGLRRQYRPDMISLQIQMYQLSRLLHDYHRGLYSHLEEHEISPSLYAAPWLLTLFASQFPLGFVSRIFDLLFVQGTEVIFKVALCLLSSHEGEILECDSFESIVNYLKTTIPTLTHSQMEETITKALEMDISKQLHAYEVEYHVLQDEMVDAPPLSDDSDRLEKLEKTNAQLKKQNMDLLEKLQAARVKIQSLESSMESFLANESQMKHMIRSLEQEKANYQKTIERMRNCLPADAADMEMTQLKMNSNGKTKAANKKP; encoded by the exons ATGAAGCTGGACTACCAGGAAGTGGGCGAATGTCCTGAAGAGGTGCTGGCTCTGTGGGAGATGAAGCTGAATGTGCCCTGCAGGACCAAAGTTCAGTGGAATAAGGATGAGATCCACACAGCAATCTGCCAGG GTGTTCCAAAAAGTAGGCGGGGTGAAGTGTGGCTGCTTCTCTCTCAGCAGTATCGCCTGCGTCATCGTCTACCCCAGCGGCAGCAGCCACCAGATACACTCTACCAGGATCTGCTTAAACAACTCACCACGCAACAGCATGCCATCCTGGTGGATCTAG GTCGCACGTTTCCCACACACCAGTACTTCAGCACTCAGTTGGGTGCAGGACAGCTGTGCCTCTATAATCTGTTGAAGGCCTACTCTCTGCTGGATACAGAGGTGGGATACTGCCAGGGTATCAGCTTTGTGGCTGGAGTGCTGCTGCTGCACATGAGTGAGGAGCAGGCCTTTGACACTCTCAAGTTCCTTATGTACGATCTGGGTCTCAGGCGCCAGTACCGGCCTGACATGATCTCCTTACAG ATTCAGATGTATCAGTTGTCTCGGCTGCTGCACGACTACCATCGGGGCCTTTATTCACACCTGGAGGAGCACGAGATCAGCCCAAGTCTGTATGCTGCACCCTGGTTGCTCACGCTGTTTGCCTCTCAGTTCCCCCTCGGCTTTGTCTCCCGCATCTTTG ACCTCCTGTTTGTCCAGGGCACTGAGGTGATTTTTAAGGTGGCCCTATGTCTTCTGAGCAGCCACGAGGGGGAGATACTGGAGTGCGACAGCTTTGAGAGCATCGTAAATTACCTTAAGACCACCATTCCTACCCTTACACACAGTCAGATGGAAGAGACAATCACCAAG GCTTTAGAAATGGACATCTCCAAGCAGCTGCACGCCTATGAGGTGGAGTACCACGTCCTACAGGATGAAATGGTGGACGCTCCTCCACTGTCGGACGACTCAGATAGGCTGGAAAAACTAGAGAAGACCAATGCTCAACTGAAAAAGCAAAACATGGACTTGCTAGAGAAACTGCAG gcaGCACGGGTGAAGATCCAGAGTCTTGAGAGCAGTATGGAGAGCTTCTTGGCAAACGAGAGCCAGATGAAGCACATGATCCGGTCTCTGGAGCAGGAGAAAGCCAACTATCAGAAGACTATTGAGCGCATGCGCAACTGCCTTCCTGCAGATGCTGCTGATATGGAGATGACCCAGCTGAAGATGAACAGCAACGGCAAAACCAAAGCAGCTAACAAAAAGCCTTGA